The genomic segment ATCAACATTGCCATTCCCAATAAAGCCATGTCACTAGCATGGCTAGGAACACAAAAATAATTGGAGTAACAAAGCAGACTGCACCGGTACCATACAAACAAAATCCAAAAATGTACATTAATTAATACACATTGCCAGAGTCACACGTGGGCAACGTAGGGGGCACGGTGGAGCATCGCTTACTGTCGCCTCACAGCAGAAGGGTTCTGGGTCTGGCTCCGTCCCTTCTGTGTGGAATTTGCATGTTGGGTTTCTCTGGGTCATCCAGCTTCCTCAAACAGTCTAAAGACTTGCAGGTGTTAGGTGAATTAGTGATTATAAATTGCCCTGTAATGTATCTGTGAATGGTTTTTGGTCTCTGTGTCAgccctgtgattggctggtgtCCTGTGCAGGGTGTACCCCGCCTTTCACCCAGTGTCCACTGGGATCGAAGGATAATCGGTTACAGATGGTGGATGAAAATTTAAATAGAATTGAGTTGATTATTAAGGGGTGTTGAATTAAGGCCCAATTGTAGGTCCTTGTATACATAATATAATTCCACTGTGGCAAAGAATATAGAATTTTGTTTTAAACGATTGTAGGTTTTTAACCCCCAAATGGAAATTATGTAATAAGTAAGGGAAATTCTACACCAGCACagacaggaaaagtcagtaacactttacttgaagtatctacataaaagtgacatgacactgtcacaaacacagtcatgacacatgaaccctaaccctaaccataacttgtcaaaaaccgaatgacacttaccaAAAGAAGAGTtctgtcataaacgtttatgacacgttcatgacattgtcatgtcactcttatttagataccttcaagtaaagtgtaacctaaAAGTCTGATCTATAAGAACATCCATGGCTGATCTTAAATTTCCAGAGTAAAAGTGAGGGGATCTTTCAGGTAAAGCTTGAAAAGTCAAACTACATGAAACAACAGgagcaaatactgtatattctatATTCTAAGTCAACAACTGTTCTTCTCCTGACGCCACCCTTTCCTCCACCCTTTTGCAGTTTACTTTTCGTCCCTCCCCTTCTCCTTGTTCCTCTTTCTTTATGCAGAATTGACCATACGTCCCTCCCCCTTCCTTTCTGTTTTGCTTGCTTCTTTTCGCTTCCCCCTCAGTCTCTACTACTTCCTCCTTTTTGTAGAACATTGCATTGTGTTCctgctcctccctctcttcctagTTTTACTGAAGCAAAAACGTCTGTTGTTTTCCCTTCTGATTCTGCTAAAAAATGaagtttatttttcacattGTTGAACTGTGAAACCTGTGATCTTTTCTGCCTCAAGCATAAGCCTGCATACACTTCCTGTATGTCTCCCCTTCTGAGTTTCCTTGTACCctcctccacttcctcctctgacctctcctccctctcttcagctCAGTTTTTCTCTCCCTGAGCTCACTCTCTCGTTGGCGTTCGCGTTGACTGGCCAGAGTCCGCGAGCTTGAACACCCTCATCTTTATTTGATCCACCACCTTCCTCTGcatctctcttcttttctctctctctctctctccagctctGCAGCTATTCACCCATTCAGTCCGGCCCTCAGGGTAAGTAACCTAGAAAATATTTAACAGTTGACTGAGTATGTTTAGACATGTCAGTAACgcaacacacacatccacccacacacacacacgcactcttTGTAAGTGTAATGTATTTCaggaaaaagctaaaagtaTGCAACAGTCTCTccaacctacacacacactcacttgaTGTAGTTATGTTAAATTAGTTTTCTGAAGTTGGTGCTTGTAAAATAACAGTGTGATGGAAAGGTTTGTCTTGATTTCCTGGGTGTGTGCTCTCGCTGTGAAGTGTAATGTGTGTTTGGGGATGTGTTACCCTTGACCTGCATCATTCCTCTCATGCCTCTGAGAGTCTGGATTTCATTAACACAACCTGAGTGAGATAAGttcagtgtgtttttctgtgcacACAGGGTTAAATCAGCTGATAGTGTAAATTTTTACTCCTCAAAGTACCTGAAATAGTCTGGACCAACTCTTCTCAGTGTGTCTTGATAAATAGTTCTGTAAATTGAGTTATAGTTTATTGGTTAACtttgttgtatgtttttatttcccttTCAGCTTCTTCCTCGTAACAATTTTTCAACTTCTGTTTTTCTAGACTTGACTGTTATCTCCCAGCTAACCAGCCGCTGGTTCCACACACCCCTTCCTGTTTTGTTTCTGACATCTGATTGGTCATGGCGTACCATAGTTTCCTGCTGGAACCAATTAGCTGCCATGCCTGGAACAAAGATCGTACCCGTAAGTCTGCTTGCGTCCTCTGATTGGTCACTTGGGGTTAGTATTTCAGAGGCTCTGAGTTGCCTCCTCTCTGAACTGCACACAGTTTTAATCAGACATCATGGAACATCTTGCTTCAACTAGAGTCTGCGCCAAAGAACAAATAGCGTAAAAGTCGGTGGTTTGTGATTGGCTCCCAGGTGGGAGAAGgtatttcctgtttcctgtaacAGTAAGGGCGGCGTCTGGAGGCCTTTCTGAGAGGCTCTTGTGCTCTGTTAGCTGCAGGAAACTAATGCCATATTTGGCTGTTTCGATCATAGCTTTGGTTTCTGGGCAAAGCAGATGTAACAGCAACTGTGGTCGAGTCGTTGAGTCATACATTTGTAGTTTCACTCAACTTGTAAGCTTAACACTTCAGTTTGCTCAACTTGCAGGCTGAAcactcaaaaaacaaaaatgcacacTAAAGCACGGATTCTGCTGCTCTCAGACAAACACTGCTTCTTACTCATCTGCTGACTTAAACATGTGCAGAGTTTGCTACAATATTATGGGAAGGAAGGTTGCAGTTCTCGCACTTTGTCTATTTAAAGATaccatgtgtctgtgtgctgccTGCAGGcagatacatactgtatttttctaGTTTTCACTGTTCTCATGCACCCAGTCAGCTGTTCGGTGTTCCGCTTCACTGATCAGCCCCACAAACTTCTCCCGTCAGTCACTCTGTACTTTGTCCTCACACTGGTGAATTTCCTATTTATATGTTTCAATGATTTGCAGTGCTTTCTCTGTGGATGCACAGTGcacttaaatgtgtttttatgcttCAGAGATTGCCCTGTGCCCCAACAACCACGAGGTCCACATCTTCAAGAAGGATGGGACCAAGTGGACCAAGATCCACGAGCTGAAGGAGCACAATGGGCAGGTGACAGGTGagacacagtctcacacacacagacacagttattTACTTTAACAACTTTTGTATGTTTCCCACAAAATTTAGAGACATTCAGGTGAATATACAAAATTAAGTAAAGTTCCTGGGGGGCTGTGTGATATCATAATTAACTTTGTCAAGTAGTAAATAGTTTAATAGCTCAATACACTATTTCATTTTCAGTGACTGGTAATACATTGCTTTGCTGCAAATTTAGCTAAAAAACGGTGGAGAAAAGTGGCGAATTTTAAGtaacagttcaacattttggaaaatacactCATTTGTCTTCTAATTGAGAGTTAGACGAGAAGATCTATATCACTTTGCAAAGTGCAATAAATACAACAGCACTTTTTGCACTTGGCactttaattattacagttaGTGTTTAAGATGTCGTATTGTCTGTACAGTCATATGTGTCCTTTTATGTCCTAAGATGTTTCGTTGATTCTCTgttcatgtttttatgttgattttaaaatgatgtttgtgttgtgaagcaACAGATTGTAGCACTATGCCTAAGACAGATTCCCCCTCtgggacaataaagtgtgttcTATTTTATTATATTCCTGTCTGTAAAGTGTTGTCAATCTTCTCAAGTAACTTGTGgtaaaaaaagcaaattttCAAACTTTTCCTTCAAATAAATATGATGAATGGACAGAGATAACAGTCAGAGTTTCTTTCTCCCACAGGTATCGACTGGGCTACAGACAGTAACCGTATAGTTACTTGCGGAGCGGACCGTAACGCTTACGTGTGGACCCTAAAAGAGGGCACATGGAAGCCCACCCTGGTCATCCTCAGGATCAACCGTGCTGCTCGCTGTGTGAAGTGGTCGCCACGAGAGAACAAGTTTGCTGTAGGCAGCGGCTCACGCCTCATCTCCATCTGCTACTTTGAGCAGGAAAACGACTGGTAAGGTTTTACAGGACTGCTTCCTGATAGCTTCCGGCCCCTAATTTACATGAAAGGCTGAATTTGATTATTATAAACCATACGCTTCTAGCATGCTGTGCTGTTACCTACAGGTGGGTGTGTAAGCACATCAAGAAGCCGATCCGCTCCACCATCCTCAGTCTGGACTGGCATCCCAACAACGTCCTGCTGGCTGCTGGATCCTGTGACTTCAAATGCAGGTATCAGTGAATCAAAAGAGGAACACACTTGTGAGGAGATTTTGATGActacatttaaaggtcccatggcatgaacatttcactgtatgagtttttttaacaataatatgagttcccccagcctgcctatggtcccccagtggctagaaatggtgagctctgggtatcctgctctgcctttgagaaaatgaaagctcagatgggccgatctggaatcttctccttatgaggtcataaggagcaaggttacctcccctttgtctgctttgcccgctcagagaatttggcccacccatgagagagagagagacatcatggctttcaaatgagcaaagtggcagttggtcaagaccacatccccccctccaccttgccccccccctctctcttcctcaatagctacagacacagaaatggcacatcctaaggaaagctcattgtgggactggctctggtggctgtaattctgcaccaaggctgaatttcgggaaagagacttcagatacagtattaggggaccactaaggcctatataaaagagacttcagatacagtattaggggaccactaaggtctatataaaagagacttcagatacagtattaggggaccactaaggtctatataaaagagacttcagatacagtattaggggaccactaaggtctatataaaagagacttcagatacagtattaggggaccactaaggtctatataaaagagacttcagatacagtattaggggacggCTAAGCAATATATACCCTATAACCTTTAATACTTCTGTCTACTCTGTCCATCATGAAAGAGGGATCCCTCATTTTTCATTCTTTGTCCCATTTTTTGTGGAGATTTTCCTTATTCAAATCGAGGCTCTTAAGTATAAATTGTATCATGTGCCGCACAGTTTGTAAAAACCCCTGAGAAAAAGGTTGAGTTTTTGGCTGAAAACATAAATGAAATTGACTTAGACCCCTATTGTAACTTTAGAAATCAAagtcttaaagcaacaccagagcacttttcctctttggtccccctacaggttggaagcggaattgtccattacagtttcttatgtctcattcgaactacagatctgcTACCTGATCTGGCagacttgcatagtgcggttatagccgatagagggccgcaaagcgaatgcaggAGTGCCGTTCACTCTGTTACGAgctgatgaaccactgaaacgatattggaaacattattttaaaggtacaaaagaaatctttggtgttgctttaaatatAAACTAGGCTTAACGCCTAGCCTAATCTGAAGTCCAATCCTGTTCTTGATCATTCcaccaaaaaaaacagaacagaataaataataaatcaaattgTCTGGACCTCCCAGTATTAATCAGCCCTTGTTTTCATCCTCtttgcctctttctctcttccttgtATCTTGTTAACATCCTGAACCATCTCGCCCTCACCCACAGGGTGTTTTCAGCCTACATTAAGGAAGTGGAGGAGAAGCCCGGCCCCACTCCCTGGGGCAGCAAGATGCCGTTCGGAGAGATGTTGTTTGAGTCTGGCGGGTGTGAAGCAGCGGGTCAGACCCTAGCTGGAGGCGGTGGTTGGGTGCACAGCGTTTGCTTCTCACATTCCGGCAACCGCCTGGCCTGGACCTCCCATGACTCCACTGTGTCTGTCGCAGAGGGAGGCAAGACCGGCACGTAAGAGAGGGCGGGGCAGCATGccagagtgtctgtgtgtttgagtgtgtgttgtgGGTGTGCACTCTGACCTTTGTTATGACTCCACAGGGTGAACAGTCTGAGCTCTGAGACACTTCCACTGCTGTGTGTCACCTTCATCACTGAGAACAGCTTAGTAGCAGCTGTGAGTGTTCAATACATAATCCAACATTTATTCTGTTAATTAATCAGTTTATTCTATCCACATTTACTGGTTTTGTGTGCTTCTGGGGAGCTTGAGAATATTTACGAATGTATTCTGCAAGAGAACCAAATGTGAAACACAAATGCAATACTAACTGACTTATTACAACCAGTTACAACCAAAATCACAAGGGCTATCTGGTATTTTATTACCATACTGATGTTATATCCTGATGTTATCTTCCAGCTTTACCTGCATTGCATCCTCATGTTATTCTGTTGCTCCAGGGCCACGACTGTTACCCTGTGCTGTTTGTGTACGACAGTGCCAAAGCCAGCTTGACATTTGGTGGCAAGCTGGACGTTCCTAAGCAGACGGCCCAGAAGGGCATCAGTGCCAGGGAACGTTTCCAGAACCTGGACCGTCGGGCCTCAGAGACCCAGAGCACTGACAATGACCTGAACACCCTGCACAAGAACAGCATCAAGTGAGGAGAGAAAATAGACATAACTTCTCTTTTGAAGGCgtgcatcatcatcattatctcTGTTAAACAAGcgtccttttttgttgttgttgcaacaTTTCTATGTTTGTGCACAGAGTTTAAATTGTCTCAATCTATATTTCAGTCAAATCTCAGTGCTGGAAGGAGGACGAAACCAGTGCACCAAGTTTTGCACCACCGGCATGGATGGTGGGATGAGCATCTGGGATGTCAAGgtaacaaacatacacacacacacacacacacacacacacacacacacacacacacacacattgcacagTTTACACAAGAATACATTTATGTGGTCAAATCTTAATTTGTGTGATAGCCTGTTGACATGTTTTCCCAGATATGATatgaacattgtttttaaatatttctttttttcagactCTGGAGTCTGCAATGAAGAACTTAAAGATAGTATGAACTGAAGTTTACATCACTCCGCCTAAAGTATATTAGCTTCTGGAGATATGATGAAAATCTGCTGCCTTACACAAAGCTTCTTGGCCTTAttttaatcagttttttttatatgcaaGTTAAACGATCAGACTCGGGTCTAACAGTGTTCGTAATCCCTCTGAAGCTCACTGCTGAGCTTGTTAAACTCAACACTGTATACAGAGGGACTGACCACAGGTCTGCAAACGGTACTTAATGAGTTAGATTAGAAAAATCAGAGAGAGCTCAGTCCGAGCTAAATGCTTAAAGCAGGCATTTTATATGAATCACTATGAAAGCTTATGCTGGTCATAATATGCATTTAATAAATGATTGCTCTTACAACAATGTTTGGTTCATTACAGGTGTGTCACATACGTAGCTTATTGTTTTTGGAAGTCTGGAGGTTTCAACAGCATGAGAATGTTGAGCTCGACAGTTCTTGATCTTAGAACCTCTGCTCCTTGAAGGGATTTAGTGAAACACTTCCATACATTTGGGATATATTCTTACCTTCAATCTCTAGTATGGATTCTACATTTTCCATAATGCAACTTGCCAGTATCTTGCAATAGAGTCTAACTGACTAGtataaaatctttcaaactccaCTGCACATCTCAAAATGTGTAGCCTCTCCATCAAACCATCTATAACCCATCTTTAATCGATAACCCAgatgacatcactatgacatcataaggggtTATTTCTTTCCAGACTTGACAAAGCTCCTCCCCGGCCACAGAATATAGGCCTAGCAGCTGTTTTAGTAAACTGACTAGAAACTGTTTCTTGCTAGCTGAACACAATAAAACACTTAACATTCATCATCACATTATATCATCATCCAGCCTCAAACTCCGTGCCTGCATCGCCACCTAGAGGTAGAACCAGGAAACGTAGCTACTTACAATAACAAATCGGCACAATTTCCCCAGCCAGGAATCAGTCGCTCAGAAAATGATGTGGCAGCCTTCAGTGATGAAAAACAGCCTTCCTCACCGAGTCGTGATGAGGTGAACCGGCGGAGCtccagcagagacagagagagagagacacagagagagagagagagagagagagagagaaagggagaccACCAACATCAACATCACCACCACCGTGCAGGAAAAACGGCTGTCCCCTCAGAGACCATCCCCGACGCCCACACTTCCGGACTGGAGCCTCAGGAGGCAGCTGGGTCGGGATCAGTGACTGTAAAAAGAAGGTTGGgatgcatccatccatctcccGGTGCTGCTTGAGATGAAGATAAGACGACGACGTCTTCTCCGGTGAAACGGCGATGCTCGTTACGTTCCATTTAGACCGGCCCGTTACAATCTGAGCACAACTGATCCAAATCGCGGCGGCTATTCGCCCACACTCAGAGGGGATTCGGGCTTTAGccatactgtctgtctgctgtcaaCTGTTGCTTATTTCCACTGTAAATGAATCTTATAAGGTAGGTGAAATCATTGTATGAACCGCTGATGAATTAGGAATCCTTATCATAATGCTGCCTGATAGATTTtaatgatgatgaggaggatgcTAAGGATGATGGAAGAGTTTGGAAACGAGCTGAGACGTTTACATTTCAACATATCTTATAACTGATGATGTAATAATATAGCTCAGGTTTTATTTGCCTGACAAGCATcattattaacacacacacagacagacctaTAGCCACTTCCCTCCTCCTTATTGTTGTCTTGCTGTCTCGTGTGTCTTTTTCCCTTTCTGTGTGCACACAGTATTTCTTGAAACACACAGTaggccacacaaacacacatcctaTCTTATATTTTGTCCTACACAAtttagggctgcatgatatgaggaaaatgtgcgatatgcgataatgttgttgaatatcgcgataacgatattactcgCGATACAGAAACAGATATCAAATGTgttcagttctgcatttctgctgctttcagtattcttcaacaatacaacaaattgcttgttgaatttgaaacaaataaaagtaaaataattttcaacattgTTTTATAGACAAATTGAACATTACATTGAATATAAAAGCACCACTAAAGAaagtgacagttacattttaaagtgcagttttcttctgatatttttatttcaactaacacaaaaaaatctgttttgtgtcgcaatatgtcgcagcctttcgcgatgtgtatATTGTGCCGGTTGATTGTTTTTTGGATGGATTTCACAGAAGGAAAAGATcaaacaaagcggaccagggctgcaactgacaatttattttcattaccaGTTAATGTGCCAATGCTGATTGCTTTTTGGATTAGTCaattgttttgtgtgtaaaaaaatcAGAAATAGTGCAAGTTCCCGGAGCTCAGGGTGACTTCAAATGTCTTGGTttttctgaccaacagtccaaaccccaaagatattcagtttgcaCTGATattaaaagagagaaaagcagcaaatcctcatatCAGAAAGGCTGGAATAAGCAGGTATTTTTGCTTGATTGACGACTGAAACATTAATTGATTAACAAAATTGTTTCATCTCTAGAGCAGACCACACTGATAAGACATTTAAAACTCAAATGTTTTCTGCTTCTCCTTTGTTTCATGTCTGAGTTCAATGTGTTGTCATGCTATAGACTGAGGCTTTATGGCAAAAttgataaatataatataagttgTCATGCATGAGTGCGCAGTTGCCatattttaatactttaagaaCACAAGATATGGTAAAttgtgattattatttatttttcttcattcagaCCTTTACACGACAACTTAAACAATTAATGTATTAGTAAATGGTCAGAAAATcaatcaactattttgataattgattaattgttaaAGTTGTTAATTCAAgaacaaatggcaaatattctctggtttgagtttttcaaatgtgaatatttgctgcttttctgtgttttatgggattttaaactgaatattttggtCACACCAAACAGGCCATTTGAAAACTTGTGAGGGGCGTTTTTCATTAgcctttttattttgacatttttcgaaACAATCGAAAGAATAATTCACATATGAATCAATAATGAAAGAATTGTGTTACATACTTCCTCTAAACTTCAGTATCATATCACAATCAAACTAGCAATGATGTTCACTAAAATATACGGCTACTAATGGATCATTTCACTATTGATCAATTCATTGTCTTTAAAACATCACTCAATGATAATTCCCTTTCACAATCTCACGGAGcacaaggtgacatcttcagattgcttgttttggtatatatatatatatatatatatattcatagtGATGTAAGAAAGAGAAAACAGCAAATCAGGAAGCTGGAACCAGATagtatttgacatttttgcttgtCCCTTTTAATAATAATCGTTTAGattattattaaaattgttaCAGACTAATTTTCTGTTTGTCGACTTAtttaactaattgtttcagctctactaGAAGGTTTTTTTCTCCACcatttttgtattgtatgtCCTGTATGTAGTCTACTTGATATACACTGATACACAAAGAGCAGTACTAGCTTGACCATAAAACTGTAAGATTAATTCACGTTCACCATTAACTGGACTGAGGTTTTGGTCTTCACGGTTCAATAAGACAATAAAAGtgttccttctgtctgtccTGCTGTCGTATTACAAGAGTGATGATGTTTCCGCAACTCTGCGCCTCTGTCCACttagtgtgtctctctgtctggccTCTGGCCTCTGGCTGGGTAATTATCAGCCAGCTTGATGAAGTCATTAATGACCCGGCCAAGCCTGCTGGGCttggcacgcacgcacgcacacacacacacacacacacacacacacacacacacacacacacacacacacacacacacacacacacacacacacacacacacagaccacgcCTATTTATTTGGGACAGGACAGTGTTTGTTT from the Perca flavescens isolate YP-PL-M2 chromosome 2, PFLA_1.0, whole genome shotgun sequence genome contains:
- the arpc1b gene encoding actin-related protein 2/3 complex subunit 1B is translated as MAYHSFLLEPISCHAWNKDRTQIALCPNNHEVHIFKKDGTKWTKIHELKEHNGQVTGIDWATDSNRIVTCGADRNAYVWTLKEGTWKPTLVILRINRAARCVKWSPRENKFAVGSGSRLISICYFEQENDWWVCKHIKKPIRSTILSLDWHPNNVLLAAGSCDFKCRVFSAYIKEVEEKPGPTPWGSKMPFGEMLFESGGCEAAGQTLAGGGGWVHSVCFSHSGNRLAWTSHDSTVSVAEGGKTGTVNSLSSETLPLLCVTFITENSLVAAGHDCYPVLFVYDSAKASLTFGGKLDVPKQTAQKGISARERFQNLDRRASETQSTDNDLNTLHKNSINQISVLEGGRNQCTKFCTTGMDGGMSIWDVKTLESAMKNLKIV